One genomic segment of Brassica napus cultivar Da-Ae chromosome A3, Da-Ae, whole genome shotgun sequence includes these proteins:
- the LOC111210817 gene encoding E3 ubiquitin-protein ligase KEG isoform X2 — translation MVAAKMKVPCCSVCHTRYNEDERVPLLLQCGHGFCKDCLSKMFSSSSDTSLACPRCRHVSVVGNSVQGLRKNFAMLALVGGGNFDCDYTDSDEDEDDEEDDRYAASSSRGGDKSSSCGPVIEVGAHPEMKLVKRIGEEGSGGGVEMWDATVAGGGGRCKHRVAVKKMCLTEDMDVDWMQGQLESLRKASMWCRNVCTFHGVVKMDGSMCLLMDRCFGSVQSEMERNEGRLTLEQILRYGADVARGVAELHAAGVICMNIKPSNLLLDASGNAVVSDYGLAPILKKPICQKTRPEFDSSKITPYTDCVTLSPHYTAPEAWGPVKKLFWEDASGVSPESDAWSFGCTLVEMCTGSTPWDGLSREEIFQAVVKARKVPPQYERIVGVGIPRELWKMIGECLQFKPSKRPTFNAMLATFLRHLQEIPRSPSASPDNGFIKVCGVNVVEETRSTNMAVLPDNPINLHRVVLEGDSEGVRNILAKAATGSGGSSVRYLLEAQNADGQSALHLACRRGSVELVEAILEYGEANVDIVDKDGDPPLVFALAAGSPQCVHVLIKKGANVRSRLREGSGPSVAHVCSYHGQPDCMRELLVAGADPNAVDDEGETVLHRAVTKKYTDCAIVILENGGSRSMAVSNGKGLTPLHMCVSTWNVAVIKRWVEVSSPEEISQAINIPSPVGTALCMAAAIRKDHEKGRELVQILLAAGADPTAQDTQHGRTALHTAAMANNVELVRVILDAGVNANIRNVHNTIPLHMALARGANACVSLLLESGSDCNIQDDEGDNAFHIAADAAKMIRENLDWLIVMLKRPDAAVDVRNHSGKTVRDFLEALPREWISEDLMEALLKRGVHLSPTIYEIGDWVKFKRGITTPLHGWQGAKPKSVGFVQTILEKEDMIVAFCSGEARVLASEVVKLIPLDRGQHVRLRKDVKEPRFGWRGQSRDSVGTVLCVDEDGILRVGFPGASRGWKADPAEMERVEEFKVGDWVRIRQNLTSAKHGFGSVVPGSMGIVYCVRPDSSLLVELSYLPNPWHCEPEEVEPATPFRIGDRVCVKRSVAEPRYAWGGETHHSVGKISEIENDGLLIIEIPNRPIPWQADPSDMEKIDDFKVGDWVRVKASVSSPKYGWEDITRNSIGVMHSLDEDGDVGIAFCFRSKPFSCSVTDVEKVVPFHVGQEIHMIPSIAQPRLGWSNETPATIGKIMRIDMDGTLSAQVTGRQTLWKVSPGDAEMLSGFEVGDWVRSKPSLGSRPSYDWFSVGRDSIAVVHSIQEAGYLELACCFRKGRWSTHYTDLEKIPSLKAGQFVRFQKGLTEPRWGWRGAKPDSRGIITTVHADGEVRVAFFGLPGLWKGDPADLEVERMFEVGEWVRLKEGVPSWKSIGPGSVGVVHGVGYEGDEWDGTISVSFCGEQERWTGSFTHLEKAKKLAVGTKTRVKLAVKQPRFGWSGHSHGSVGTIAAIDADGKLRIYTPAGSKTWMLDPSEVETIEEEELKIGDWVRVKPSITTPTYQWGEVNPSSIGVVHRMEDGDLWVSFCFLDRLWLCKAVEMERIRPFGIGDKVKIKNGLVTPRWGWGMETHASKGHVVGVDANGKLRIKFLWREGRPWIGDPADIVLDEPSG, via the exons ATGGTGGCGGCGAAGATGAAGGTCCCCTGTTGTTCCGTGTGCCACACGCGGTACAACGAGGACGAGAGAGTCCCTCTCCTCCTCCAATGCGGACACGGCTTCTGCAAAGACTGCCTCTCCAAGAtgttctcctcctcctccgacaCCTCCCTCGCTTGCCCCCGCTGCCGCCACGTGTCCGTCGTGGGGAACTCCGTCCAGGGCCTCCGGAAGAACTTCGCTATGCTCGCCCTCGTCGGCGGGGGGAACTTCGATTGCGATTACACTGACTCcgacgaagacgaagacgacgaGGAGGATGATCGTTATGCTGCTTCTAGCTCGCGTGGTGGTGATAAGAGCAGCTCGTGTGGGCCTGTGATTGAGGTCGGAGCTCACCCGGAGATGAAGCTTGTGAAGCGGATTGGGGAAGAGGGGAGTGGTGGTGGAGTTGAGATGTGGGATGCGACGGTTGCGGGAGGTGGGGGGAGGTGTAAGCACCGCGTGGCGGTGAAGAAGATGTGTTTGACGGAGGATATGGATGTGGATTGGATGCAGGGGCAGCTGGAGAGTTTGAGGAAGGCTTCGATGTGGTGTAGGAATGTTTGTACTTTCCATGGGGTTGTGAAGATGGATGGATCTATGTGTCTCTTGATGGACAGGTGCTTTGGTTCTGTTCAGTCTGAGATGGAACGTAATGAAGGGAGGCTCACTTTAGAGCAGATCCTAAG ATATGGGGCGGATGTTGCTCGAGGAGTTGCAGAGCTACATGCAGCAGGTGTTATATGCATGAATATAAAGCCTTCTAATCTTCTGCTGGACGCAAGTGGCAACGCTGTGGTTTCTGATTACGGCCTCGCTCCCATCCTCAAGAAGCCAATATGCCAGAAAACTCGACCAGAGTTTGATTCTTCCAAAATCACTCCATACACGGACTGTGTAACGCTCAGTCCACACTACACTGCGCCAGAGGCTTGGGGGCCAGTGAAAAAGCTCTTTTGGGAGGATGCAAGTGGCGTATCACCGGAGTCAGACGCCTGGAGTTTTGGTTGCACGTTGGTTGAGATGTGCACTGGCTCCACACC GTGGGATGGTCTTAGTAGAGAGGAGATTTTTCAAGCTGTTGTGAAAGCAAGGAAAGTACCACCACAGTATGAACGTATAGTGGGCGTGGGGATCCCTCGAGAGTTATGGAAAATGATTGGTGAATGTCTTCAGTTTAAACCCTCGAAGAGACCAACGTTTAATGCAATGCTTGCTACGTTTCTTCGTCATTTACAAGAGATACCACGTAGCCCTTCAGCGAGCCCTGATAA TGGGTTTATCAAAGTGTGTGGAGTAAATGTTGTAGAAGAAACTCGCTCCACTAACATGGCGGTCTTACCTGATAACCCTATCAACCTACATCGGGTTGTTCTGGAGGGAGACTCTGAGGGTGTAAG AAATATACTAGCAAAGGCTGCAACTGGGAGCGGTGGAAGCTCTGTGAGATATCTATTAGAGGCGCAAAACGCTGACGGTCAATCTGCTCTTCACTTAGCTTGCCGACGTGGCAGTGTCGAGCTTGTGGAGGCTATATTGGAGTATGGGGAGGCGAATGTAGATATCGTGGACAAAGATGGGGATCCTCCTCTTGTATTTGCATTGGCAGCTGGATCTCCACAATGTGTTCATGTTCTCATTAAAAAGGGGGCTAATGTTAGGTCTAGACTGCGGGAAGGATCAGGTCCGTCTGTTGCTCATGTGTGTTCGTACCATGGACAGCCTGATTGTATGCGT GAATTGCTGGTAGCTGGAGCTGATCCAAATGCAGTAGATGATGAAGGTGAAACTGTGCTTCATCGAGCTGTTACCAAGAAGTACACAGATTGTGCCATTGTTATATTGGAAAATGGGGGATCTAGATCAATGGCCGTTTCAAATGGAAAGGGCTTGAC accGTTACATATGTGTGTATCAACATGGAATGTTGCTGTTATCAAGCGATGGGTGGAAGTTTCTAGCCCAGAAGAAATTTCTCAGGCAATAAACATCCCAAGTCCAGTTGGCACTGCTCTGTGTATGGCTGCTGCTATAAGGAAAGATCATGAAAAGG GTAGAGAGCTAGTCCAAATATTGCTTGCGGCTGGGGCAGATCCAACTGCGCAAGATACTCAGCATGGGCGAACAGCGTTGCATACTGCTGCTATGGCTAACAATGTGGAGCTTGTGAGA GTAATTCTAGATGCTGGTGTGAATGCGAACATCCGGAATGTTCACAATACAATTCCCCTTCACATGGCTTTAGCCAGAGGTGCGAACGCTTGTGTTAGCCTACTTCTAGAGTCTGGCTCGGACTGCAACATACag gATGATGAAGGAGACAACGCATTCCATATAGCAGCAGATGCAGCAAAGATGATACGTGAAAACCTTGATTGGTTAATTGTGATGCTTAAGAGACCTGATGCTGCTGTGGATGTCAGAAACCACAG TGGCAAGACAGTACGTGACTTCTTAGAAGCCCTTCCAAGGGAATGGATCTCCGAGGATTTAATGGAGGCACTTTTAAAAAGGGGAGTTCATCTATCGCCTACAAT CTATGAGATAGGGGATTGGGTGAAGTTCAAGAGAGGCATAACAACACCTTTACATGGATGGCAAGGTGCCAAGCCTAAGAGCGTTGGGTTTGTGCAAACCATTCTTGAGAAGGAAGACATGATTGTCGCGTTTTGCTCTGGTGAAGCCCGTGTGTTGGCAAGTGAAGTTGTTAAGTTGATTCCATTGGACAGGGGCCAGCATGTTAGACTCAGAAAAGATGTTAAAGAGCCAAG GTTTGGTTGGCGTGGCCAATCACGTGATAGTGTCGGCACTGTTCTATGCGTTGATGAGGATGGGATCTTACGAGTTGGGTTTCCTGGAGCCTCTCGAGGCTGGAAAGCTGATCCTGCCGAAATGGAACGTGTGGAAGAGTTCAAAGTTGGGGACTGGGTCCGTATTCGTCAGAACCTGACTTCAGCAAAACATGGTTTTGGATCTGTTGTCCCAGGGAGTATGGGGATTGTTTATTGTGTGAGGCCAGATAGCAGTCTCCTCGTGGAGTTGAGTTACCTTCCTAATCCCTGGCACTGCGAGCCTGAAGAAGTTGAACCCGCTACTCCCTTTAGG attGGTGATCGGGTTTGCGTAAAGCGGTCAGTTGCTGAACCTCGTTATGCTTGGGGCGGTGAGACTCACCACAGCGTTGGCAAGATTAGTGAAATAGAGAATGATGGTCTCCTTATAATTGAAATACCAAACCGGCCTATACCGTGGCAGGCTGATCCTTCAGACATGGAGAAGATTGATGATTTCAAG GTTGGTGACTGGGTCAGAGTGAAGGCGTCAGTCTCTTCCCCAAAATATGGATGGGAAGACATTACTAGGAACAGCATTGGCGTGATGCACAGCTTAGACGAAGATGGTGATGTGGGGATAGCTTTCTGTTTCAGGAGCAAGCCGTTTTCATGTTCGGTGACAGATGTTGAGAAAGTTGTGCCGTTTCATGTGGGGCAAGAGATTCATATGATACCATCTATCGCCCAACCACGGCTTGGTTGGTCAAATGAGACTCCAGCAACTATTGGTAAAATTATGAGAATCGACATGGATGGGACTCTGAGT GCACAAGTGACAGGTAGGCAGACATTGTGGAAGGTCTCTCCTGGAGATGCAGAGATGCTATCAGGTTTTGAAGTCGGTGACTGGGTGCGCTCAAAACCAAGCCTAGGAAGCAGACCGAGTTATGATTGGTTTAGTGTAGGAAGAGACAGTATTGCCGTTGTTCATAGCATACAGGAAGCAGGTTACTTGGAGCTGGCTTGTTGTTTCCGGAAAGGAAGATGGAGTACTCATTACACAGATCTAGAGAAGATCCCATCTCTGAAAGCCGGCCAGTTTGTGCGTTTCCAGAAAGGCTTAACAGAACCGAGATGGGGCTGGAGAGGAGCTAAGCCTGATTCTCGTGGCATCATAACGACCGTTCACGCTGATGGAGAGGTGAGGGTTGCTTTCTTTGGATTGCCTGGGCTGTGGAAGGGAGATCCCGCGGACTTAGAAGTGGAGCGTATGTTTGAGGTTGGAGAATGGGTAAGACTTAAAGAAGGTGTTCCGAGTTGGAAGTCCATTGGACCAGGAAGCGTTGGTGTAGTCCATGGAGTAGGATATGAGGGAGACGAGTGGGACGGAACCATCTCCGTTTCGTTTTGTGGAGAGCAAGAGAGATGGACAGGTTCCTTTACGCATCTAGAGAAAGCAAAGAAGCTTGCTGTCGGAACAAAAACTCGTGTCAAACTAGCGGTGAAGCAGCCTAGGTTTGGCTGGTCAGGTCACAGCCACGGGAGTGTAGGAACCATAGCAGCCATCGACGCGGATGGTAAGCTACGGATATACACACCAGCCGGTTCCAAAACATGGATGCTAGACCCATCGGAAGTGGAAACCATAGAGGAAGAAGAGCTCAAGATCGGGGACTGGGTCAGGGTGAAGCCGAGCATCACAACACCTACTTACCAGTGGGGAGAAGTGAACCCTTCAAGCATAGGAGTGGTTCACAGAATGGAGGACGGAGACTTGTGGGTGTCTTTCTGTTTCCTAGACAGGCTATGGCTTTGCAAAGCCGTGGAAATGGAACGTATAAGACCGTTTGGAATTGGAGACAAGGTTAAGATAAAGAACGGTCTGGTCACACCTCGGTGGGGTTGGGGAATGGAGACGCATGCAAGTAAAGGACACGTTGTGGGAGTTGATGCAAATGGGAAGCTGAGAATAAAATTCCTCTGGAGAGAAGGGAGGCCATGGATTGGTGATCCTGCTGACATCGTTCTAGATGAACCTTCTGGCTGA
- the LOC111210817 gene encoding E3 ubiquitin-protein ligase KEG isoform X1, which translates to MVAAKMKVPCCSVCHTRYNEDERVPLLLQCGHGFCKDCLSKMFSSSSDTSLACPRCRHVSVVGNSVQGLRKNFAMLALVGGGNFDCDYTDSDEDEDDEEDDRYAASSSRGGDKSSSCGPVIEVGAHPEMKLVKRIGEEGSGGGVEMWDATVAGGGGRCKHRVAVKKMCLTEDMDVDWMQGQLESLRKASMWCRNVCTFHGVVKMDGSMCLLMDRCFGSVQSEMERNEGRLTLEQILRYGADVARGVAELHAAGVICMNIKPSNLLLDASGNAVVSDYGLAPILKKPICQKTRPEFDSSKITPYTDCVTLSPHYTAPEAWGPVKKLFWEDASGVSPESDAWSFGCTLVEMCTGSTPWDGLSREEIFQAVVKARKVPPQYERIVGVGIPRELWKMIGECLQFKPSKRPTFNAMLATFLRHLQEIPRSPSASPDNGFIKVCGVNVVEETRSTNMAVLPDNPINLHRVVLEGDSEGVRNILAKAATGSGGSSVRYLLEAQNADGQSALHLACRRGSVELVEAILEYGEANVDIVDKDGDPPLVFALAAGSPQCVHVLIKKGANVRSRLREGSGPSVAHVCSYHGQPDCMRELLVAGADPNAVDDEGETVLHRAVTKKYTDCAIVILENGGSRSMAVSNGKGLTPLHMCVSTWNVAVIKRWVEVSSPEEISQAINIPSPVGTALCMAAAIRKDHEKEGRELVQILLAAGADPTAQDTQHGRTALHTAAMANNVELVRVILDAGVNANIRNVHNTIPLHMALARGANACVSLLLESGSDCNIQDDEGDNAFHIAADAAKMIRENLDWLIVMLKRPDAAVDVRNHSGKTVRDFLEALPREWISEDLMEALLKRGVHLSPTIYEIGDWVKFKRGITTPLHGWQGAKPKSVGFVQTILEKEDMIVAFCSGEARVLASEVVKLIPLDRGQHVRLRKDVKEPRFGWRGQSRDSVGTVLCVDEDGILRVGFPGASRGWKADPAEMERVEEFKVGDWVRIRQNLTSAKHGFGSVVPGSMGIVYCVRPDSSLLVELSYLPNPWHCEPEEVEPATPFRIGDRVCVKRSVAEPRYAWGGETHHSVGKISEIENDGLLIIEIPNRPIPWQADPSDMEKIDDFKVGDWVRVKASVSSPKYGWEDITRNSIGVMHSLDEDGDVGIAFCFRSKPFSCSVTDVEKVVPFHVGQEIHMIPSIAQPRLGWSNETPATIGKIMRIDMDGTLSAQVTGRQTLWKVSPGDAEMLSGFEVGDWVRSKPSLGSRPSYDWFSVGRDSIAVVHSIQEAGYLELACCFRKGRWSTHYTDLEKIPSLKAGQFVRFQKGLTEPRWGWRGAKPDSRGIITTVHADGEVRVAFFGLPGLWKGDPADLEVERMFEVGEWVRLKEGVPSWKSIGPGSVGVVHGVGYEGDEWDGTISVSFCGEQERWTGSFTHLEKAKKLAVGTKTRVKLAVKQPRFGWSGHSHGSVGTIAAIDADGKLRIYTPAGSKTWMLDPSEVETIEEEELKIGDWVRVKPSITTPTYQWGEVNPSSIGVVHRMEDGDLWVSFCFLDRLWLCKAVEMERIRPFGIGDKVKIKNGLVTPRWGWGMETHASKGHVVGVDANGKLRIKFLWREGRPWIGDPADIVLDEPSG; encoded by the exons ATGGTGGCGGCGAAGATGAAGGTCCCCTGTTGTTCCGTGTGCCACACGCGGTACAACGAGGACGAGAGAGTCCCTCTCCTCCTCCAATGCGGACACGGCTTCTGCAAAGACTGCCTCTCCAAGAtgttctcctcctcctccgacaCCTCCCTCGCTTGCCCCCGCTGCCGCCACGTGTCCGTCGTGGGGAACTCCGTCCAGGGCCTCCGGAAGAACTTCGCTATGCTCGCCCTCGTCGGCGGGGGGAACTTCGATTGCGATTACACTGACTCcgacgaagacgaagacgacgaGGAGGATGATCGTTATGCTGCTTCTAGCTCGCGTGGTGGTGATAAGAGCAGCTCGTGTGGGCCTGTGATTGAGGTCGGAGCTCACCCGGAGATGAAGCTTGTGAAGCGGATTGGGGAAGAGGGGAGTGGTGGTGGAGTTGAGATGTGGGATGCGACGGTTGCGGGAGGTGGGGGGAGGTGTAAGCACCGCGTGGCGGTGAAGAAGATGTGTTTGACGGAGGATATGGATGTGGATTGGATGCAGGGGCAGCTGGAGAGTTTGAGGAAGGCTTCGATGTGGTGTAGGAATGTTTGTACTTTCCATGGGGTTGTGAAGATGGATGGATCTATGTGTCTCTTGATGGACAGGTGCTTTGGTTCTGTTCAGTCTGAGATGGAACGTAATGAAGGGAGGCTCACTTTAGAGCAGATCCTAAG ATATGGGGCGGATGTTGCTCGAGGAGTTGCAGAGCTACATGCAGCAGGTGTTATATGCATGAATATAAAGCCTTCTAATCTTCTGCTGGACGCAAGTGGCAACGCTGTGGTTTCTGATTACGGCCTCGCTCCCATCCTCAAGAAGCCAATATGCCAGAAAACTCGACCAGAGTTTGATTCTTCCAAAATCACTCCATACACGGACTGTGTAACGCTCAGTCCACACTACACTGCGCCAGAGGCTTGGGGGCCAGTGAAAAAGCTCTTTTGGGAGGATGCAAGTGGCGTATCACCGGAGTCAGACGCCTGGAGTTTTGGTTGCACGTTGGTTGAGATGTGCACTGGCTCCACACC GTGGGATGGTCTTAGTAGAGAGGAGATTTTTCAAGCTGTTGTGAAAGCAAGGAAAGTACCACCACAGTATGAACGTATAGTGGGCGTGGGGATCCCTCGAGAGTTATGGAAAATGATTGGTGAATGTCTTCAGTTTAAACCCTCGAAGAGACCAACGTTTAATGCAATGCTTGCTACGTTTCTTCGTCATTTACAAGAGATACCACGTAGCCCTTCAGCGAGCCCTGATAA TGGGTTTATCAAAGTGTGTGGAGTAAATGTTGTAGAAGAAACTCGCTCCACTAACATGGCGGTCTTACCTGATAACCCTATCAACCTACATCGGGTTGTTCTGGAGGGAGACTCTGAGGGTGTAAG AAATATACTAGCAAAGGCTGCAACTGGGAGCGGTGGAAGCTCTGTGAGATATCTATTAGAGGCGCAAAACGCTGACGGTCAATCTGCTCTTCACTTAGCTTGCCGACGTGGCAGTGTCGAGCTTGTGGAGGCTATATTGGAGTATGGGGAGGCGAATGTAGATATCGTGGACAAAGATGGGGATCCTCCTCTTGTATTTGCATTGGCAGCTGGATCTCCACAATGTGTTCATGTTCTCATTAAAAAGGGGGCTAATGTTAGGTCTAGACTGCGGGAAGGATCAGGTCCGTCTGTTGCTCATGTGTGTTCGTACCATGGACAGCCTGATTGTATGCGT GAATTGCTGGTAGCTGGAGCTGATCCAAATGCAGTAGATGATGAAGGTGAAACTGTGCTTCATCGAGCTGTTACCAAGAAGTACACAGATTGTGCCATTGTTATATTGGAAAATGGGGGATCTAGATCAATGGCCGTTTCAAATGGAAAGGGCTTGAC accGTTACATATGTGTGTATCAACATGGAATGTTGCTGTTATCAAGCGATGGGTGGAAGTTTCTAGCCCAGAAGAAATTTCTCAGGCAATAAACATCCCAAGTCCAGTTGGCACTGCTCTGTGTATGGCTGCTGCTATAAGGAAAGATCATGAAAAGG AAGGTAGAGAGCTAGTCCAAATATTGCTTGCGGCTGGGGCAGATCCAACTGCGCAAGATACTCAGCATGGGCGAACAGCGTTGCATACTGCTGCTATGGCTAACAATGTGGAGCTTGTGAGA GTAATTCTAGATGCTGGTGTGAATGCGAACATCCGGAATGTTCACAATACAATTCCCCTTCACATGGCTTTAGCCAGAGGTGCGAACGCTTGTGTTAGCCTACTTCTAGAGTCTGGCTCGGACTGCAACATACag gATGATGAAGGAGACAACGCATTCCATATAGCAGCAGATGCAGCAAAGATGATACGTGAAAACCTTGATTGGTTAATTGTGATGCTTAAGAGACCTGATGCTGCTGTGGATGTCAGAAACCACAG TGGCAAGACAGTACGTGACTTCTTAGAAGCCCTTCCAAGGGAATGGATCTCCGAGGATTTAATGGAGGCACTTTTAAAAAGGGGAGTTCATCTATCGCCTACAAT CTATGAGATAGGGGATTGGGTGAAGTTCAAGAGAGGCATAACAACACCTTTACATGGATGGCAAGGTGCCAAGCCTAAGAGCGTTGGGTTTGTGCAAACCATTCTTGAGAAGGAAGACATGATTGTCGCGTTTTGCTCTGGTGAAGCCCGTGTGTTGGCAAGTGAAGTTGTTAAGTTGATTCCATTGGACAGGGGCCAGCATGTTAGACTCAGAAAAGATGTTAAAGAGCCAAG GTTTGGTTGGCGTGGCCAATCACGTGATAGTGTCGGCACTGTTCTATGCGTTGATGAGGATGGGATCTTACGAGTTGGGTTTCCTGGAGCCTCTCGAGGCTGGAAAGCTGATCCTGCCGAAATGGAACGTGTGGAAGAGTTCAAAGTTGGGGACTGGGTCCGTATTCGTCAGAACCTGACTTCAGCAAAACATGGTTTTGGATCTGTTGTCCCAGGGAGTATGGGGATTGTTTATTGTGTGAGGCCAGATAGCAGTCTCCTCGTGGAGTTGAGTTACCTTCCTAATCCCTGGCACTGCGAGCCTGAAGAAGTTGAACCCGCTACTCCCTTTAGG attGGTGATCGGGTTTGCGTAAAGCGGTCAGTTGCTGAACCTCGTTATGCTTGGGGCGGTGAGACTCACCACAGCGTTGGCAAGATTAGTGAAATAGAGAATGATGGTCTCCTTATAATTGAAATACCAAACCGGCCTATACCGTGGCAGGCTGATCCTTCAGACATGGAGAAGATTGATGATTTCAAG GTTGGTGACTGGGTCAGAGTGAAGGCGTCAGTCTCTTCCCCAAAATATGGATGGGAAGACATTACTAGGAACAGCATTGGCGTGATGCACAGCTTAGACGAAGATGGTGATGTGGGGATAGCTTTCTGTTTCAGGAGCAAGCCGTTTTCATGTTCGGTGACAGATGTTGAGAAAGTTGTGCCGTTTCATGTGGGGCAAGAGATTCATATGATACCATCTATCGCCCAACCACGGCTTGGTTGGTCAAATGAGACTCCAGCAACTATTGGTAAAATTATGAGAATCGACATGGATGGGACTCTGAGT GCACAAGTGACAGGTAGGCAGACATTGTGGAAGGTCTCTCCTGGAGATGCAGAGATGCTATCAGGTTTTGAAGTCGGTGACTGGGTGCGCTCAAAACCAAGCCTAGGAAGCAGACCGAGTTATGATTGGTTTAGTGTAGGAAGAGACAGTATTGCCGTTGTTCATAGCATACAGGAAGCAGGTTACTTGGAGCTGGCTTGTTGTTTCCGGAAAGGAAGATGGAGTACTCATTACACAGATCTAGAGAAGATCCCATCTCTGAAAGCCGGCCAGTTTGTGCGTTTCCAGAAAGGCTTAACAGAACCGAGATGGGGCTGGAGAGGAGCTAAGCCTGATTCTCGTGGCATCATAACGACCGTTCACGCTGATGGAGAGGTGAGGGTTGCTTTCTTTGGATTGCCTGGGCTGTGGAAGGGAGATCCCGCGGACTTAGAAGTGGAGCGTATGTTTGAGGTTGGAGAATGGGTAAGACTTAAAGAAGGTGTTCCGAGTTGGAAGTCCATTGGACCAGGAAGCGTTGGTGTAGTCCATGGAGTAGGATATGAGGGAGACGAGTGGGACGGAACCATCTCCGTTTCGTTTTGTGGAGAGCAAGAGAGATGGACAGGTTCCTTTACGCATCTAGAGAAAGCAAAGAAGCTTGCTGTCGGAACAAAAACTCGTGTCAAACTAGCGGTGAAGCAGCCTAGGTTTGGCTGGTCAGGTCACAGCCACGGGAGTGTAGGAACCATAGCAGCCATCGACGCGGATGGTAAGCTACGGATATACACACCAGCCGGTTCCAAAACATGGATGCTAGACCCATCGGAAGTGGAAACCATAGAGGAAGAAGAGCTCAAGATCGGGGACTGGGTCAGGGTGAAGCCGAGCATCACAACACCTACTTACCAGTGGGGAGAAGTGAACCCTTCAAGCATAGGAGTGGTTCACAGAATGGAGGACGGAGACTTGTGGGTGTCTTTCTGTTTCCTAGACAGGCTATGGCTTTGCAAAGCCGTGGAAATGGAACGTATAAGACCGTTTGGAATTGGAGACAAGGTTAAGATAAAGAACGGTCTGGTCACACCTCGGTGGGGTTGGGGAATGGAGACGCATGCAAGTAAAGGACACGTTGTGGGAGTTGATGCAAATGGGAAGCTGAGAATAAAATTCCTCTGGAGAGAAGGGAGGCCATGGATTGGTGATCCTGCTGACATCGTTCTAGATGAACCTTCTGGCTGA